The genomic region CAACGCGATGACCTGTCTTCGAACAATGTGGTGTGTGGTGCTGCTCGTCGGATGCGGTTTCATTGCGAGCAGTAACGGGCACGGAATGGCCCTCGATCCGATCGCACGTGGCTCACGGTGGCGCTGCAATCCGCTGGCATTGCCAAACTACACGGACAACGAATTGTTCTGTGGCGGTTACCCGGTCCAGTGGGGAACGCACAATGGCAAGTGTGGTGTCTGCGGGGACAATTTCGGTGATGCCACACCTCGACGGCACGAGCTCGGAGGATTTTACGGCCAGGGCGATATCGTAAAGCAGTACCTACGGGGAAGTACCATCGAGGCCCGGATTCGCATCACAGCAAACCACAGGGGATACTTTTACTTCGAGCTGTGTAACCTTGACAACGGCGCGGAAGACGAGGCCTGCTTCAGCAAGTATCCGCTGTATCAGCTGGACGGAAGCCGTGAGTGGTACCTTCCATCGACGTCCCCGGGCGAGTACAGGATTAACTTAAAGCTTCCCGACGCGCTCACCTGCAAGCATTGCATATTCCGCTGGACCTACGTTGCCGGTAAGTGCCGTTCGAAGTGCCAGAGGCACACATCGTTTCACACTTCATCGCCGTGTTGCAATTATCTTGTGCTGTTCTCCCATTTCTATAGGGAACAATTGGGGCTACTGTCCAGATGGAATTGGCAAACTTGGCTGTGGCCCACAGGAAACGTTTAAAACGTGCTCCGATGTGCGAatagtcaatcaagcggatgCCATCCCCAACTTTTCCTACTGCACGAAAACGGTGCAGTAAAGAGGTGACGGCGACTATTATTTATACGAACGTGTTTCCTATTATCTCATCGTTACTTACACTATGCTTAGTAAGTCGAATAAATCGAATAATTATTACATATTTCTGTGTGAAATAAATTCTTTATTCTACAAGTTAAATACAATTCCAGTTCTTCCCATGACAAGGGGGACATAGTTTACTTATGACATGCAGTGGCAACACGTGTGTTCGTCGAGTGCGGATAAAAGGGTTTTCCTCATTTTAAACACAGTAATAAAGTTATCTTCACTCGCATTTTctctaggtttttttttccttgtttcttcacacaaattgaaagtaaaactACACACTCTACACAccgaaaaatgatttaaaagaaGCTTGTTGAAATAAGTTAAGATAGAAATGGcattaaaagaaaactgtgTTGTGATAGAAGCACACAGCTACACACTCTCACACACTAGCACACAAAACTAAATACGCGACTACCGAAACGCGTGTGCATTTCCTCAAAGACGATGCGGACATTACTAAGAACAAAATTATTAGCCCTTTCGCAACGgttcctctgcttcttctatCTATGAATGGTATAATGACCAAAGGCACCCTACAAACACTGGACCTGACACGACGATCGGGCCATCGGGTATGAAGAATTcgtacaatttaaaataaaaagtccatTTGTGTTCGGATTGACTAACGGTGCACGTAATAGGAAGGCCCGGGTTCTGCGGTTGCGTCAGTCAGCACAAGAAGGCCGTTCTCACCGTTTTTAGTCCCACCACACTCTGTCTACAATGACCAGATACACACATTTAACGCACATTCACAATTGTGCTGCGACGAATTACAATCGAACTTAAAACATCTCCCTATCCTCATCTCTAGGATTTCTTCTTCAAGCCCTCAAGGAACTGTGACAAATCGTACTCCTCGTGGTACTGGTTGTCGTCCCACAGCTCG from Anopheles coustani chromosome 3, idAnoCousDA_361_x.2, whole genome shotgun sequence harbors:
- the LOC131260257 gene encoding uncharacterized protein LOC131260257 produces the protein MWCVVLLVGCGFIASSNGHGMALDPIARGSRWRCNPLALPNYTDNELFCGGYPVQWGTHNGKCGVCGDNFGDATPRRHELGGFYGQGDIVKQYLRGSTIEARIRITANHRGYFYFELCNLDNGAEDEACFSKYPLYQLDGSREWYLPSTSPGEYRINLKLPDALTCKHCIFRWTYVAGNNWGYCPDGIGKLGCGPQETFKTCSDVRIVNQADAIPNFSYCTKTVQ